The following is a genomic window from Bos taurus isolate L1 Dominette 01449 registration number 42190680 breed Hereford chromosome 11, ARS-UCD2.0, whole genome shotgun sequence.
aaaaaaaaatttttttttcctctcccctctcctttaAAAGAGAATCTCAGACCTGTGACCgcttaagaaaatatttagaactcAATTTaaccgtaaaaaaaaaaaatttttttcttatcgTTCGGAGTCAATAAATAATGATGGCGTGGCACTTGAGTCTCCACAGTATTTtgctgattttgtttgtttttccggGCAGGAGCTGCATTAGAAAACTTAACAGAAGTAGAGGGCAAGTCTTCTGCCATAATTCGTTGAGATCGTTTTTTGTAAACGAGCGCTTCTAGCACAGTTTAAATTACAGTTGGCTTTAAAATGCTAATTCCGAACCCACTTATTTATGTGTCTTTGAAAACGTTTACCCTTCTGTTTTCGAAGACAACAAATGACACCAAAAGTCTGCGCAAACTGGACCTAAAATGCATATCTATTTTCCGGATAGGAACGAACCTATCGCTAtgtttagagaaattaaaaaaccGATTTCGGTCCTTCCCTTCAAAGAATTCCCTAGGACAAGGGGACGCACCAAGAATGCTCCTTAATATCTACGGTGTACCTCCAAAGACTTGTAAATCGCGTCTATTATTCTCGACTGGGAGCCGACCAGTCGAGACCGGACGTGAATCCTGCAACTGATCACAAAAGATGTAGAGGCTCCAGGTCGAAATATCAAAGGTTGGGGCGGGGGCAGGCAGGTGGGCTGAGCGGCCACCCAGAGTTAACTCACAGACTTTTTAGAACAGTCGGACCGTCCTGgagattttctctttgttttgatatTCGTTATTTTATTTCGTTCTTGTGCTGAGGACACAATGGTTAGGAATGGGGAACGGGTTGCTTGAATATCGGAGGCGCCGGCCTCccccgggcttccctggttctTCCCGACCTCCCTCCGTTCCACCCCGGCCGGGAGAGGAGGGGTTGCAGCGGCCGGGCAGGCGCGGCGGGCGGCCGGAGGTTTCCGCGCGCTGGGCCGGGATGCGTGCGCGGGCAGGTGGGGCGTGGCGGGGGCGTGGAGAGCCGGAGCCCGCGGGCAGCCGCCCAGCCCCGGGACCTGCCCGGGAGGAGCCCAGCCGCCGACGGTTATAAGAGGCTAGCTCGTCGGCGCTCCGCGCTCACCCATCAGTCCCCGCCCCTCCTCGCCGAAGACACGAGTCGCCGAGCCAGGGCCGCAGGGTTGGCCCCCAAAGGGATGCTCTTGCCCGAGCGGCGAGGTCAGCCCCGCTCGcccctcgccgccgccgccgcgccgcgCCAGCCGACGGCCGCCGACATGGCTCTCTACTGTGGGGACAACTTCGGCGTGTACTCGCAGCCCGGCTTGCCCTcgaccgccgccgccgccgccgccccgggcGCCCCCGCACCCGCCCGGGCGCCCTACGGACTCACCGACTACGCCGCGCCGCCAGCCGCCGCCGCCAACCCCTACCTGTGGCTCAACGGGCCGGCCGTGGGCGgtccccccgccgccgccgccgccgccgccgccgcgtaCCTGGGCgcccctccgccgccgccgccgcccccggggGGCGCGCCGGGACCCTTCCTGCAGCCGCCGACCGCCGCTGGCACTTTTGCCTGCGCTCAGCGGCCCTTCGCACAGCCCGCGCCCGCCGCGCCCGCCTCACCCGCCGGGCCCGCGGCGCCAGGGGAGCTGGGCTGGCTGTCCATGGCCAGCCGCGAGGACCTGATGAAGATGGTGCGGCCGCCCTACTCGTACTCGGCGCTCATCGCCATGGCCATCCAGAGCGCGCCCGAACGCAAGCTCACGCTCAGCCACATCTACCAGTTCGTGGCCGACAGCTTCCCCTTCTACCAGCGCAGCAAGGCCGGCTGGCAGAACTCCATCCGCCACAACTTGTCTCTCAACGACTGCTTCAAGAAGGTGCCCCGCGACGAGGACGACCCAGGTGAGGGCGGACAGGTGCTTCCCGGCCGGTCCCTTACCCACACCCGCCCCCCACTACGCCCACCCCGCAACTCACGCACACGCAGAGGCAGGCCAGGGTGGGATAAAGGTAAAAAGCCTCAATCTTTAAGCGGAAAGTCAGTCCTGAGTGGTGTTCCTTAGGCGGTTGGAAGGGAGGGTCGAGTTACCGGTAAACGGATTAGGAAGAAAAACACGGGTGGGCTCTCAGATAACGGATGGCTGTAAAGAGATTCAGATGAGCCGAGAATCCCATCACATTTCAGGAGAGTGAGGTGGGGAGAGACGGGGAGTTGGTACCCGCTGTACGTAGATGCGTTTCGAACCTTACCTGTTTAGAAACGTAATAGTGTAAATCCCAAATGTGCTTCGTGCGGATCTAAGCCCCTGAGGTGAGGAGGGCTGGGTGATAGTGGCTTGTTAATGGTTTCCCTCTTAGCTGAGGAATGAGGTGAAGAAAAGCTCAAAAATCTCAGAAACAGATTCTTACTGGAGGTTTTCTGAAGGCGCTCAGGACTAGGGGTGTGGGGTGAGAATCCGGttagggaaaagagaaaactgtTTCCTTGCCTTCTACAGCAGGaatccccaacctctgggatctaatgcctgatgatctgagggggGGTCGATGTagcaataatagaaataaagtgcacaataaaagtAATGCACTCAGACTCCCCCCCATCCCTTAGCCCCCTGCGTTGGTGGAAAATATTGTCTTGCAGGAGACCAGCCCCTGGTGCAGAAATGGCTAAGGATCAGTGAGGGATACAGGATTCTTTGTAAATTATGTAAATGCTCTGAAGTAGttgtgttattgttcagtcgctcagtcatgtccaactctttgcaaccccatggactgcagcactccaggcctgtctgtccttcaccatctcccagagcttactcaaactcatgtccaatgagtaggtggtgccatccaaccatctcgtcctctgtcgtccccttctcctcctgccttcaatctttcccagcatcagggtcttttctaatgagttggctcttcgcatcaggtgccaaagtatcagagcttcagcttcaacatcagtccttccaatgaagagcAGTGCTTTCCATTTGAAATGCTGTACAAACTACACGTAGTTGAAAAATTGTCTAGTAGCCatgtgaaaaaaagtaaaaagatggtgggaatttattttttaaagcaacccAAAATGTCATTTCAACATGTAGAACATATAAGAAATTATCCATAAGCTAATTACATTATTCTTTTGgtactaagtcttcaaaatccTATGTATGTGTTATACCATATTTCACTTGGTACAAGCCACTTTTCACGTGCCCAGCAGCCACGTGTGGCTAGTGGTTACTTTACTGGACAAGGCACGCAGCTCTCCAAGATGCATCTGCCCAGATTTGGCCTCTAAATCACCTGAGGTGATCATGTCAATTGTCACGTACACTCCCGGACTTTCTAAAAAGGTCAAGGATCTCAAGCCAGTGTCTTGTCAAAGCTTTTGGTAGCAAGGTGACACAATATAAATATTCTGGTAGGAGTAGGTA
Proteins encoded in this region:
- the FOXI3 gene encoding forkhead box protein I3 codes for the protein MLLPERRGQPRSPLAAAAAPRQPTAADMALYCGDNFGVYSQPGLPSTAAAAAAPGAPAPARAPYGLTDYAAPPAAAANPYLWLNGPAVGGPPAAAAAAAAAYLGAPPPPPPPPGGAPGPFLQPPTAAGTFACAQRPFAQPAPAAPASPAGPAAPGELGWLSMASREDLMKMVRPPYSYSALIAMAIQSAPERKLTLSHIYQFVADSFPFYQRSKAGWQNSIRHNLSLNDCFKKVPRDEDDPGKGNYWTLDPNCEKMFDNGNFRRKRKRRSEASSTPSVAVGTSKSEEGLSPGLGSGVGGKPDGDSAPASLRPSQSPEPPEDTKSTASSPGVSMLSSTPCLNSFFSSLSTLSVGSSSGSTQRALTGSRPLGIQGPQVPSGGVFPPSSVPEPSSDPLQLNHSSSSSSSQRSSYYGPFPASTSGAPSSPFGSPFYNFSMVNSLIYPREGSEV